In Candidatus Sericytochromatia bacterium, the DNA window ATGCAAGCGGTCGGTAACAACCTGTCGAAGTCCCTGGAACGCCTGTCGAGCGGCCTGCGGGTGAACACCGCGGCTGATGACGCATCCGGCATTGCCCGTTCTGAAACGGCCCGCGCTCAGATTCGGGGCATGAACGTGGCAGAGCGAAACATCCAGGACGGCATGGGCTTGTTGAACACAGCGGAAGGCGCCTTGGCGCAGGTCCAGAGCATCCTGCTCCGGATGCGGGAACTGTCCGTCACCGCCTCGAACGGGACGTTGCAGGACACCCCGGACCGCGCCTCGCTGCAGGCTGAGTTTGCGGCGCTGGGCGCTGAAATGGACCGGATTCGAGACACGACCACTTTCAACGGTAAGAAGGTGTTCGAAGAGATCACGGGCTTCTCGCCCATGAGCGGAACCACTGCCACCGACCCGAACACCATCACGGCGACTGACCAAGCTGTCGAAATCCGCAGGGCAGCCTTCCGCGGCGGGGCCTATTCGGACGGAACCACCACCTTTGACCGCGTCCGGATCGACGATACGGTAGAGACCACCAACACGACGGTCACTCCCCGCACGGGCGACCCTTACGACACCTTCAGCCTGCAAATTGGCCCCAATAACAATGCTGAGGACCGCCTGGCCCTGACCACCGCCAAGCTCGACTTTGCCTTCGCGCTGGGGACGGACGACGATACGGCAACGGGCGACTTCGACTCGGCGGGGCCCGTGGACTTCACGCCGACGGCGCCCAGCATCGGAACGGAAGCCAACGCCCGGCAGATGATCACCAGCATCGACGACTACCTCGCCTACGTGACCAACCAGCGCACGGCGATGGGTGCGCAGAGCAACCGCCTGGAGGCAGCCCAGTCCATCTTGCAGATTACCCGCGAAAACCTGCAAGCGGTGGACAGTCGCATCCGCGACACGGACGTGGCCATGGAAATGACGAACCTGACCAAGCAGCAGATCCTGATGCAGACGTCGACCGCCATTCTGGCTCAGGCCAACGCCCAGCCACAGTCGGTGTTGTCGCTGTTCAAGTAATCAGCGCAGCGGGCACGTCGTTCAGCGGGGGTCCCACCGGGGGCCCCCGTTCGTCATGGTAAGCTCCTATCCTGGCCCAGAGATGAGCCGTGAGGCTGATCTGAGCCGCCTCCCGTGAGAAACCGATATGCACGTCGCGCCCCACCTCGCCAGCGCCAACGCATTGTTGGAACAGGGCTGCTACGCCGAAGCGCAACAGGCGCTGACCGAGGCCGCCGTCCAGCATCCTCTCTGTGCCGAAACCCGCCACTGCCTCGGACAACTGTTCCTGCAACGCGGTGAATGGGAGGTGGCGGCGCACTGGCTCGACGCGGCGCTGCAACGCTCGCCCGGTCGCCGTGATACCCGCTTTCAGCTGGCCTGGAGTCTGTGGAAACTCCATCGGCCGCAGGCCGGTCTCGACCTGCTGGCGACGCTGGAAAGCACCCCCACCATCTCCCACCTGCGTGCGCGGTTGCTGCTGGACCTGGGCCGGGCAAACGACGCCCTGGTTGCCCTGAGCGGATGCGAACTGCCCGCCGCGGATCTCGAACGGGGCTGGGCTTGCTGGCTGGTCGGGCAGATGGACCCCGCCAAGCACGCCTGGTCACGCTGGCTGCGAGCGGGTGCCGCCGACTGGGGCACCAAGGACGCCCTGGCCATCTGTCTGTTCCTGCTGGGGGGAGGACCGCGGGTGCCCCTTTGCCCCGAACGTCCCCGGGAACCGATCCAGCATCTCGCGAGATGGTTTCGCTGGCTGTGTCAGCACGGCTACGACGGTGAACTGGAACAACTGATCGACCGAGGCAGGACACTGCCCCTCCCGCTCTGGAGAGGGTTACAGAAGGAATGGTTGGCCACCGCACAGGCAGAAAAAAAGCCGGCCCTGGTGGACCGGCTCCGCACTGACGTGGAGTGTTAAACGGCCGGAATGAGTGGCCGAATCAGGCTTCCTCGCCCTCGTCAGTGTACTCTTCCAGTTTCTTGACGACCGCTTGAAACTCCGCTTCATCTTCGATCATCTCGAACCGATCGACCTCGAAGCGCAGCACCAAGACCTCTTCCTGCTCCGGATCATCCGCGTCTGCGGGGAGCAGCAACGCGTACTCGCGCCCATCGACTTCGATGATGTCGACCACCTGGAAATCGTGATTCTTGCCCTCTTCGTCGACCAAGGTGACGATGTCTTCCTGGGCTTCCAATTCCTGTTCCATCCGTCTCGCTACTCCTCGTCGTGTGCAGGTTGCTCTGCCTCGCGGGCTGCCCGGGCCTGGCGGTCCAGGAAGGTTTGCAAGATCAACGCCGCCGCCTGTTGGTCGATGAGCTCCTTGCGCCGTTTCGCCTTGACGTTGAGTGCCCGCATAGCATTTTCGGCCTGACGGGTGGTGAGACGTTCGTCCACCAGCTCCACGGGAAGGGCGATCGCCGCCTGGAGGGATTCCACAAAGCGTTCCACGAAGCGAGCTTGCTCGCCAATGGAGCCGTCCATGTTCCGGGGATAGCCTACCACAAGC includes these proteins:
- a CDS encoding flagellin, which gives rise to MRINTNMNALVTQRNMQAVGNNLSKSLERLSSGLRVNTAADDASGIARSETARAQIRGMNVAERNIQDGMGLLNTAEGALAQVQSILLRMRELSVTASNGTLQDTPDRASLQAEFAALGAEMDRIRDTTTFNGKKVFEEITGFSPMSGTTATDPNTITATDQAVEIRRAAFRGGAYSDGTTTFDRVRIDDTVETTNTTVTPRTGDPYDTFSLQIGPNNNAEDRLALTTAKLDFAFALGTDDDTATGDFDSAGPVDFTPTAPSIGTEANARQMITSIDDYLAYVTNQRTAMGAQSNRLEAAQSILQITRENLQAVDSRIRDTDVAMEMTNLTKQQILMQTSTAILAQANAQPQSVLSLFK
- a CDS encoding tetratricopeptide repeat protein, which gives rise to MHVAPHLASANALLEQGCYAEAQQALTEAAVQHPLCAETRHCLGQLFLQRGEWEVAAHWLDAALQRSPGRRDTRFQLAWSLWKLHRPQAGLDLLATLESTPTISHLRARLLLDLGRANDALVALSGCELPAADLERGWACWLVGQMDPAKHAWSRWLRAGAADWGTKDALAICLFLLGGGPRVPLCPERPREPIQHLARWFRWLCQHGYDGELEQLIDRGRTLPLPLWRGLQKEWLATAQAEKKPALVDRLRTDVEC
- a CDS encoding DUF1292 domain-containing protein, whose amino-acid sequence is MEQELEAQEDIVTLVDEEGKNHDFQVVDIIEVDGREYALLLPADADDPEQEEVLVLRFEVDRFEMIEDEAEFQAVVKKLEEYTDEGEEA
- the ruvX gene encoding Holliday junction resolvase RuvX; protein product: LVVGYPRNMDGSIGEQARFVERFVESLQAAIALPVELVDERLTTRQAENAMRALNVKAKRRKELIDQQAAALILQTFLDRQARAAREAEQPAHDEE